A single region of the Phycisphaerae bacterium RAS1 genome encodes:
- a CDS encoding thiol-disulfide oxidoreductase has product MRRRRVALAALFAVAIAPAAWADEEIDKLREGFEQAQRKFYDEVRALHDKGDREAGQKLYAARAHVKEFAPRFAAYAEKHAGKPEAIPALVWMVANPLEEPAPGKPSAGAQQALKTLTEKHAADAGIAAQFEALGAASWTCGDDAALAFFERVARENKDKEAVAGAKYNVGLIHYQYAEWPADDGKAKPDADERRKKAVDLFRAVAKEHAGTAGAAQAEPFIFELDRLQVGMTAPDFEGPGLDEKTIKLSQFRGKVVVIDFWGFW; this is encoded by the coding sequence ATGAGACGTCGGAGAGTCGCGCTCGCGGCCCTGTTCGCCGTCGCGATCGCGCCTGCCGCATGGGCGGACGAGGAAATCGACAAGCTGCGCGAGGGCTTCGAGCAGGCTCAGCGTAAGTTCTACGATGAGGTGCGCGCCCTGCACGACAAGGGCGATCGCGAAGCGGGCCAGAAGCTCTACGCCGCGCGGGCCCATGTCAAGGAATTCGCGCCGAGGTTCGCCGCGTACGCCGAGAAACACGCCGGCAAGCCCGAGGCGATCCCCGCGCTGGTCTGGATGGTCGCCAATCCGCTTGAGGAACCCGCGCCGGGCAAGCCCTCGGCCGGGGCGCAGCAGGCGCTGAAGACGCTGACCGAGAAGCACGCCGCCGACGCCGGCATCGCGGCCCAGTTCGAGGCGCTCGGCGCCGCATCCTGGACGTGCGGCGACGATGCGGCGCTGGCGTTCTTTGAGCGCGTCGCCAGGGAGAACAAGGACAAGGAAGCCGTCGCGGGCGCGAAATACAACGTCGGGCTGATCCACTATCAGTACGCCGAATGGCCCGCGGACGACGGCAAGGCGAAACCGGACGCCGACGAGCGGCGCAAGAAGGCGGTCGATCTTTTCCGCGCCGTCGCGAAAGAGCACGCCGGCACGGCGGGCGCAGCGCAGGCGGAGCCGTTTATTTTCGAGCTGGACCGGCTTCAGGTCGGCATGACCGCGCCGGACTTCGAGGGACCGGGGCTGGACGAAAAGACCATCAAGCTGTCGCAGTTCCGCGGGAAAGTGGTGGTGATCGACTTCTGGGGGTTCTGGTGA
- a CDS encoding Ser-Thr-rich glycosyl-phosphatidyl-inositol-anchored membrane family protein, protein MTSATTRSALRDSLHLAVLLCALVLTPSAGARSNIRSAFFAVYPNAVGSVLDSVPSHPVHCGVCHYNFNGGGARNPYGQRVELALPGFPNNSAGRAQAIASVAGIDAEGDNFGTQVEATDTTSYVNTPTFPGLSAANVGGVSNVNQAELLDYLTPVTGGDTTPPVVTVISPNGGETYVGNASTTVQWTATDPSGIGATSIFVSLDNGGTWKPLALNLFDTNSFTWFVANRPTTQAKIRVVALDNYFNEGSDESDAVFNVIRPPGGIAPTTLRDFDMPGSQPLQSPEFFGPTACDGCHGSYDMFVEQLFTWQGGMMAHASRDPLFLASVSVANQDAPDSGDLCLRCHMSSGWLRGRSVPTDGSQLLAIDKHGVSCETCHYLVDPFYEPGVSPPIDADILAGLTNPPTESGNGMYVVDPNGTRRGPFADAAAAHDFLYSPFHREAALCGTCHDVSNPAFEKNGNGNYVPNAFDTPASNLSANHLLPVERTYSEWLNSAYNSPTGVYAPAFGGNREYVRVCQDCHMRAITGYGCSLAGTPLRSDLPSHDQAGGSTWMLARMPELYPNEVNANAIVVGISRAQYMLQNAADMLALQQGDQLHVSVTNNTGHKLPTGYPEGRRIWINVRFFNAAMELIAESAAYNAATGVLTEDPTAKVYETKPGLDSITAPLVGEPEGPSFHFVLNNRIWKDNRIPPRGFNNAAFANFGGAPVGAAYADGQYWDDTDYTIPAGTVHAEVRLYYQSMSKELVEFLRDENVTDLNGQFMYDVWNNNGKSPPELMRLAALDLISWILGDMNCDGELNILDINPFVLALGDPAAYTAAFPNCNIALGDLNNDGEVNVLDINPFIAALGG, encoded by the coding sequence ATGACATCCGCAACTACACGTTCGGCACTGCGCGACTCACTGCACCTTGCGGTCCTGCTGTGTGCTCTGGTCCTGACGCCTTCCGCCGGCGCCAGATCGAACATCCGTTCGGCGTTCTTCGCCGTCTATCCGAACGCGGTCGGCAGCGTGCTCGACAGCGTCCCGAGCCATCCGGTGCACTGCGGCGTCTGCCATTACAACTTCAACGGCGGCGGAGCGCGAAACCCCTACGGCCAGCGCGTTGAGCTGGCCCTGCCGGGCTTCCCCAACAACAGCGCGGGGCGTGCCCAGGCGATTGCATCGGTCGCCGGCATCGACGCCGAGGGCGACAACTTCGGCACGCAGGTCGAGGCGACCGACACGACCAGCTACGTCAACACACCGACGTTTCCGGGGTTGAGCGCCGCGAACGTCGGCGGCGTGTCGAACGTGAATCAGGCAGAGTTGCTCGACTATCTGACGCCGGTAACCGGGGGCGACACGACTCCGCCGGTGGTCACGGTGATCAGCCCCAACGGCGGCGAGACGTACGTCGGCAACGCGAGCACGACCGTGCAATGGACCGCGACCGACCCGAGCGGCATCGGGGCGACGAGCATCTTCGTTTCGCTGGATAACGGCGGCACCTGGAAGCCGCTGGCCCTGAACCTCTTCGACACGAACAGCTTCACCTGGTTCGTCGCCAACCGGCCGACGACCCAGGCCAAAATCCGCGTCGTCGCACTCGACAATTATTTCAACGAAGGCAGCGACGAGAGCGACGCTGTCTTTAACGTCATCCGCCCGCCCGGCGGCATCGCGCCGACCACGCTGCGCGATTTCGACATGCCCGGCTCGCAGCCGCTGCAGTCGCCCGAGTTCTTCGGCCCGACCGCCTGCGACGGCTGTCACGGCAGCTACGACATGTTCGTCGAGCAGCTCTTCACCTGGCAGGGCGGCATGATGGCGCACGCCTCGCGCGACCCGCTCTTCCTGGCCTCGGTGTCCGTCGCCAACCAGGACGCGCCGGACTCCGGCGACCTCTGCCTGCGCTGCCACATGTCCTCCGGCTGGCTGCGCGGCCGATCCGTCCCCACCGACGGATCGCAATTGCTCGCGATCGACAAGCACGGCGTCTCCTGTGAGACCTGTCACTACCTGGTCGACCCGTTTTATGAGCCGGGCGTCAGCCCGCCGATCGACGCCGACATCCTCGCCGGTCTGACCAACCCGCCGACGGAGTCGGGCAACGGCATGTACGTGGTCGACCCGAACGGCACGCGCCGCGGCCCGTTCGCCGATGCCGCCGCCGCGCACGACTTCCTGTACTCGCCCTTCCACCGCGAGGCGGCGCTGTGCGGCACGTGCCACGACGTCAGCAACCCGGCCTTCGAGAAGAACGGCAACGGCAATTACGTTCCGAACGCCTTCGACACGCCGGCTTCCAACCTGTCGGCCAATCACCTGCTGCCCGTCGAGCGGACTTACAGCGAATGGCTGAACAGCGCCTACAACTCCCCCACGGGCGTCTACGCCCCGGCGTTCGGCGGGAACCGCGAGTATGTGCGCGTCTGCCAGGACTGCCACATGCGGGCCATCACCGGCTACGGGTGCAGCCTGGCCGGCACGCCGCTGCGCAGTGACCTGCCGTCGCACGACCAGGCGGGCGGCAGCACGTGGATGCTGGCGCGCATGCCGGAGCTTTATCCGAACGAGGTCAACGCCAACGCCATCGTGGTCGGCATCTCGCGGGCGCAGTACATGCTCCAGAACGCGGCCGACATGCTGGCGCTCCAGCAGGGCGACCAGTTGCACGTCAGCGTGACCAACAACACCGGTCACAAGCTGCCCACCGGCTACCCCGAGGGCCGGCGCATCTGGATCAACGTGCGCTTCTTCAACGCAGCCATGGAGCTGATCGCCGAATCCGCGGCCTACAACGCGGCGACGGGCGTGCTGACCGAAGACCCCACGGCGAAGGTCTACGAGACCAAGCCGGGCCTCGACAGCATCACCGCGCCGCTGGTCGGCGAACCCGAAGGCCCGTCGTTCCACTTTGTGCTCAACAACAGGATCTGGAAGGACAACCGCATCCCGCCGCGCGGCTTCAACAATGCGGCGTTCGCGAACTTCGGCGGGGCGCCCGTCGGGGCGGCGTATGCGGATGGTCAGTACTGGGACGACACGGATTACACGATTCCCGCCGGAACGGTGCACGCCGAGGTGCGGCTGTACTACCAGAGCATGAGCAAGGAGCTCGTCGAGTTCCTGCGCGACGAAAACGTGACCGACCTGAACGGCCAGTTCATGTATGACGTCTGGAACAACAACGGCAAGAGCCCACCCGAGCTGATGCGTCTTGCCGCGCTGGACCTGATCTCGTGGATCCTGGGCGACATGAACTGCGACGGCGAGCTGAACATTCTGGACATCAATCCATTCGTGCTGGCGCTGGGCGATCCGGCCGCCTACACCGCGGCCTTCCCGAACTGCAACATCGCGCTAGGCGACCTGAACAACGACGGAGAGGTGAACGTCCTGGACATTAACCCGTTCATCGCGGCGCTGGGAGGCTGA